CTTTTTACCAATGAAGAAACAGGTAAACTGAATGCATTAACACGTCGCCCTGATGGCTCATTGAGCTGGATTGAGCCTGAAGCTGCATAAAATGAACAAAAGCATACCAGTTCGTCCAGAGCGTGTTTTGTTAGGTTCGAAAGCACAGAGCAAACGTGCACTGTTAACAGAAATGGCTGGTATGCTTTCTTCCATGGACCCTGATTTGGTGTTGGAAGTGATTATGGCTAGGGAAAAGCTGGGTAGCACTGGCATGGGGCATGGTGTGGCGATTCCACATGGCCGTATGCGGGGGCTGATAGAGCCAGTGATTGTAGTCGCTATTCATGAAGCAGGCGTTGATTTTGATGCGATTGATGATGCTTTGGTGCATATTGTGGTGATGTTGCTTGTGCCAGATGATAATAACAAAGTTCATTTAGAGCTTTTGGCAACGTTGGCGCGTTTATTACAACAGACCGATATACGCAAAGCCTTGCGAGATGCGCCTGATGCGGAAACAGTAGCATCATTATTTGCTGCATGATCTGTTGTTATGTTCCGTGTGAGTAATCCATGAAGAAAAACCCAAGGATTACAATTGCCGAAATACTTGCAGAGCAAGGTGAAGTATTAAAAATGTCCTTGGTTGCAGGCGAAAAAGGTTTGCACCGTTATATTGACCATCCCAGGTTACAAAAACCATCTTTGGCATTTGCTGGTTTCATTAAGCATCTTAGCGATATTCGCATGCAGGTGATTGGGCAGACAGAAGTCGAATATTTGGAAACACGTACTGAGCAAGAGCAAAAACATGTGATTGATGCAGTGTTTGATTTGCGTTTGGCGTGTGTGGTGATTACACGAGGCATTAAACCACCAGCGCTAATTTTAGCTGCTGCCCAACGTACAGATACACCATTGATTATTTCTGAATATGAGTCGTCGTCATTTATGGCAAATATGACGCTTTTTTTATCCCATGCTT
This genomic stretch from Ghiorsea bivora harbors:
- a CDS encoding PTS sugar transporter subunit IIA; this encodes MNKSIPVRPERVLLGSKAQSKRALLTEMAGMLSSMDPDLVLEVIMAREKLGSTGMGHGVAIPHGRMRGLIEPVIVVAIHEAGVDFDAIDDALVHIVVMLLVPDDNNKVHLELLATLARLLQQTDIRKALRDAPDAETVASLFAA